CACGATTGTGACGAGCGATCTGCCAGCACCGTTTCACTTCGCGCCCAGCTTTGCAAGTATGTCGATGCTGGGATGGAAGGACAAGATTGGGATTGCGCGTGGTCTGATGGAGTTCTTTCGTGGATATCCGGCTGACGATAGCGAGAGCGTCGAGCATTGGCTGAAGCGAACGAAGCAGACAGAGCTTTCGATTCGGCACTTTTGGCGCCCAATTGTAATGGCGACGTTGAATGATCGTCCGGCGCATTGCTCGACGCGATATGCGGGTAAGGTGTTTCATGAGCTGTTTGTGAAGTCGTCTACGGGTGGGCGGCTGGGGATACCTACGGTTCCGCTGAGCGAGTTTTATGCGGCTGAGGCACGGATGATCGAGGCCCATGGGGGAACGGTGCGGCTTCGGGCGAGCGTGGAAGGGTTGGTGCAGGAACCGGATGGAAGTTGGCGCGTCTACACGGCGGATGCGGGGTATAGAGCGGACGCTGTCATTCTGGCGCTTCCGTTTGAGCAGACGCAGAAGCTGCTGCCGGCGGTTCGAGTGAACGAGGAGTATGCGGGACGGTTTGAGCAGACCAAGGACGATCTTGAGCTGAAGATGGCTCGGCAGATGCACTCTTCGTTTACGTCGATTCTGCTTTGGTATGACCGTGAGATTACCGACCTTGACCATGCCTGGCTGCTGGATACCACGATTGAGTGGTTCTTTCACAAGTCGCGAATAAGGCGGTATCCGAAGGAAAAGGGAAGCTACGTCGAGTTGGTGATTGCGGGGTCGAAGGCGCAGCTGAATATGACGCGGGAGGAGATTCTTTCTTCTGCTTTGCGGGAGTTGGAGATGTTTTTTCCTGAGGTACGGAAGGCGAAGCTGGTGAAGAGTGGGGTGTTGAAGGAGGCTCGCGCTACGTTTTCGGTGACGACGGGGCTGGATCAGTTTCGTCCGAAGCAGGAGACGGAGTGGCCGGGCCTTTTTCTTGCTGGGGATTGGACTGCGACGGAGTGGCCTTCGACCATGGAGGGTGGGGTTCGGAGTGGAAGGCTGGCGGCGGGGGCTGTGGTGGGAGATGTGAAGCGATTCATGGCGGCGGAGACGCCTGCTAGTGGGCTGATGCGGTGGCTTAGCCGGGACTGAGTTCAGGAAGGTATCCTGCCGGACGGGCCCACTTCGCGTGGCGCGGTCACTTCGTGACTTGTATACCTTTTCTTGGCGAGTGAGCGGCGCGGGCCTCCCATTGGTCGGTAGGGGCATGCTGCTTTGCGCTTTTACAAAAGCTATTTTGCTAGTAAGGCTACGCCGGCGCAGACGAAGAGTGCGGCGATCCAGCGGCGACGGTCTACGTTTTCTTTGAGGAAGAATTTTGCTGCCGCCGCCGTGGTGATGAAGGTGAGAGAGGCCGTTGCGGGAGCGATCAGGCTGAGGTCTGCGCCCGAGAGCGCGAAGAGAAGTGAGAAGAAGCTTAGCGCCATGCAGGTGATGCCGATGAGGAACATGCCGCTCGAGAGAACGGCTTTGATAGCGCCAAGGAGGCCGGACTTTGCTCGGATGTCGTCGAGGTCGCCGAGTTTTCGCATGCCGCCCGCGATGAGGATGTCGCCCGCGGTGGCGGTGAAGACGACGGCGGCGATGGTGGCCCAGGTGTGGAGGGTGGTGGGGTTCATGGTAGGGCCTCCACTTCTATTGCGGCGTATTCGGTGCGGGACGGGCCGTTGGCGACGAAGCCTACGCCGATGACGATGAGGGCTACGCCGAGCCAACGGGAGCGGGAGACGTGCTCGTGAAGCCAGAAGCGGGAGAGGATGGTGACGATGACGTTGCCGAAGGCGGTGGCGGGGAGGACGAAGGTGATGTCGGCCCAGCTCAGGGCGGTCATGTAACAGGCCATGAAGCCGAGCAGGACGAGGATGCCGGAGATGATCCAGGGGCTTTTGAGGGCCAGGAAGAGCGCGCCAAGGTGGTGAAGGGAGACTGGGCCGAGCTGCTTCATGCCGATGCCGAGGAGGGCGTCGCCGATGGAGGCGCCCAGCATGACCGCGATGAGAACGAGCCAGCGGCGGGGGGTGAGGGTGTGCTGCATTTCGTGATCGATCCGTTCGAGTGGTGACAGCGAAGAGAAAGCGGCCAGCATTTGTATGCTGACCGCCTTTTTAGATGCTGCGAAGACAGGATAGTTACGCGTTCATGCTGACAGATTCCTGGGCCTTGGCGGCGTTGGCTTCCTTGACGGCGCGGACGGCTTTGTTGCGCTTGGAACGGAGTTCCATAAAGGACTTGGCTTCAGTGTAGAGACGGGGCACGTCGCGGTTGACGATGGCCTGCCAGACGACGCGGAAGGCAGCCTTGGGGCGGAAGTAGTACTCGTCGTAGAACTTGTGCACCATCTCCATGACGTATTCGACGGGCAGGCCGGGGTACTCGATGTGGGCCATCTGGTGGCCGCCGTCGTCGCTCATCGCCTCATTGGTGATGAAGCCGTTGTCTTTGGCGTAGTCGAAGAACTCGGTGCCGGGGAAGGCGTGCGCGATGGAGACCTGGATGGTCTCGCAGTCGAGCTGCTTGGCGAAGTCAATGGTGTTGCGGATCGACTCGCGAGTTTCGCCGGGAAGGCCGAGGATGAAGTCGCCGTGAACGACAAGGCCGAGCTTGTGGCAGTCGCGCTGGAAGTCGAGCGCGCGCTGGACGGTGGCACCCTTCTTGATGTTCTTGAGGATCTGGGGGTCACCGGACTCGTAGCCGACGATGAGGAGGCGGCAGCCTGCTTCCTTCATGGCTTTGAGGGTGTCGTAGTCGGTGGTGACGCGCGAGGTGCAGGACCAGGTGAGGCCGAGGGGCTTCAGCTTTTCGCAGAGCTCGATGGTGCGGACTTTCTGGATGTTGAAGGTGTCGTCGTCGAAGAAGAACTCTTTGACGTGGGGGAAGAGCTCTTTGGCCTGCTTCATCTCGGCCGCTACGTCGTCGGTGGAGCGCTTGCGCCAGGCGTGGCCGGAGAGGGTCTGGGGCCAGAGGCAGAAGGTGCACTGGGCGGGGCAGCCACGGGTGGAGTAGAGCGCGACGTAAGGGTGGAGGAGGAAGGGGACGTTGTACTTGGTGACGTCGAGATCGCGGTGGTAGATCTCGGTGGCCCAGGGCATCTCGTCGAGTTCCTCTGGAGTGACCTGAGGGCGGTCTGGGTTGTGGAGGATCTTGCCGGTGGCCTTGTCCTTGTAGCTGATGCCGAGGATCTCGTTGAGCGGCTTGCCGTTGGCGTACTCGACGACGGAGAAGTCGAACTCGCGGCGGCAGATGAAGTCGATGGCTGGGCACTCGTTCAGGGCCTTGTCGGGGGAGGTGGTCACCGGGGGGCCAACGAAGGAGATCTTGATGCTGGGGTAGGTCTGCTTGATGACCTCGGCCATCTTCTGGTCGCCGTCCCATCCCATGGTGCTGGTGAAGAGAACCAGGAACTCATAGTCCTTGAGGATCTCGACGACTTCCTGCCACTTGATGTGGTGAGGTGGAGCATCGAGGAGACGGGAGCCTTCCAGCATG
This Tunturibacter gelidoferens DNA region includes the following protein-coding sequences:
- the hpnJ gene encoding hopanoid biosynthesis associated radical SAM protein HpnJ codes for the protein MPLKTLFLNPPSFEKFDGGASSRWPATREIESYWYPVWLTYPAGMLEGSRLLDAPPHHIKWQEVVEILKDYEFLVLFTSTMGWDGDQKMAEVIKQTYPSIKISFVGPPVTTSPDKALNECPAIDFICRREFDFSVVEYANGKPLNEILGISYKDKATGKILHNPDRPQVTPEELDEMPWATEIYHRDLDVTKYNVPFLLHPYVALYSTRGCPAQCTFCLWPQTLSGHAWRKRSTDDVAAEMKQAKELFPHVKEFFFDDDTFNIQKVRTIELCEKLKPLGLTWSCTSRVTTDYDTLKAMKEAGCRLLIVGYESGDPQILKNIKKGATVQRALDFQRDCHKLGLVVHGDFILGLPGETRESIRNTIDFAKQLDCETIQVSIAHAFPGTEFFDYAKDNGFITNEAMSDDGGHQMAHIEYPGLPVEYVMEMVHKFYDEYYFRPKAAFRVVWQAIVNRDVPRLYTEAKSFMELRSKRNKAVRAVKEANAAKAQESVSMNA
- a CDS encoding EamA family transporter: MLAAFSSLSPLERIDHEMQHTLTPRRWLVLIAVMLGASIGDALLGIGMKQLGPVSLHHLGALFLALKSPWIISGILVLLGFMACYMTALSWADITFVLPATAFGNVIVTILSRFWLHEHVSRSRWLGVALIVIGVGFVANGPSRTEYAAIEVEALP